The genomic stretch CACACTACTTCCCAAATTATCTCCATATGATACACTGCCTCCTACGGTTGTTGTCTTCCGTGCCTCCACTTCCAATCTCACGTCTTTCTCGTACACATCCGCGCCGCGTTCCTCTATGCAGCTCACTTCCTCTGGTTTATCTTCGTCTACCTTTGATCTGACCGGTTTTAATTGACTGCTTCTTGCTGGTCTAGACTCCCTTTCGTCGTGTTGCGAgctattttctttttcatagtctgtgtgtttatttCCTATGGTTCCGCTGCTACATATCCTTGGCACGTTTTCCAGGGGCACCTCCACTTCACATTCTCTAATTTCCGATGCCGCTATCTTACACTTGTTGTTCTTTCTCGCGGCACCTTTTCGAGATCGAAAACATGAAGAGGGTAACtctttcatttttatctcATTTATGAAACATTTACGATGTGTATTGATTTTTGCGATTTGGGCTCTTTACTAATTTTGGTGATACGCTTACAAAAGTTAAGGGTTCATAGATATTACCAATATTTGCAAACCTATCTGACATATCTCTAGATACATAAACCTATATCGTTATTAGTACAATTTGTTTGCACAAATAGAAGGCAAGCTTTCTATTTAACACAAAGCCAAGAAATCAGTTATATGTCATCAATAAgcattttttacattttatcaaagcctatatattaaaaagttACTTCGGATTAGCTTTCATAACAGTCTGTGTTTCCATACAACTAcctgaaaaatataatacaactGATATTTTCGTATCTGCtaacaaaatttattaataacaattttaataacaaagGTCTTTATAggtataatttacaaatctATGtactaaatttattttaaacacaacATCTTTCTCTGGAAAGGCACACTACGCAACATCATATTGGATACACACAATATTACGACATAAAATTTCACTGTTATTTTTCAAcgtttttgttaaaaaaattaacagtGGATATTTGATATTTCTTTTATTGGCAAAACAGTCTAATTATGTCTGATTTCGGTTATATCCGGTTggcttaattttttatcacaTACCTTCCTAGTATTATTGAGAAACaaacaacaaaatataatatgtgtTCACTGCAAACATATTTAACCGATTTAACAACTTCTTCTTAACTCAATCAATTTCCGCTCACTTTTTTTCTACTGTAATCTACTACATTTGTAACATTCTGttttatgttacacatatcctattttttatagtcTACATTAACATACTAGTAGgagttttaattttaacttaaACTGCGCCAATTTTAACTCAGATCTTTAACTTTATTATTGTCAATAATACTTGTCTCGATGCACATTCGTCTTAGGTTTAAAGgatgaatatattaaaaataaacattttaaacaattctAATTAAACAtcacatatttaattatacttTATACAGCTGCTCTTTAACAGTGCAGTAATCTTAGGATGGTTTGCAATTTGGTGtgcaattttttaatacgATTGATTTAGTGTCCATTAGTTTTTTCTCgggttttatttatcatgatttttttttcatgttgaattaaattatattattgtaatttattttatttttcgtGTTTAAGTCTAATATTGTGaaatatattgtttttctgttttattgtaaaaataatttattattatttttctacCACTCactgtaaattatagattgaattaaacaaatgaaACTATACCaagttaataaaaattatttctaagtatatataatttcGCACAGAATGTATTTAGAATCTCGAGAGCATCTTCGTTTAAAACGGGTAAACCAGCTTGACTATACCTTCAAATGACCATTTATTAGgagttaaaaaacatagaGACTGAGAACGATTCCTCAGTAGAGGCGTACATCGTAGACGGTAACATATTCAAATGGAGGGGTCACATCCTTGGACCTGTAAGAATTGCTATTTTTTCACGGTTTCTTAGCCCGGAACACCTTATGAAGGCGGTCACTTTAACCTCGACATAACGATTCCCGAGGACTACCCTTATAGTCCTCCCGTGGTAAGCGAATTACATATGTCTACTCCGGTTATGATTTACTCTTATTCCCCCAAAGTATTGATCACGACACGCACACACACATCTTTAGATAAAATTTGAGACTAAAATTTGGCATCCGAACATATCCAGTGAAACTGGAGCAATATGCTTGGATATTCTTAAAAACGAGTGGAGTCCTGCTCTCACAATCAGAACCGCTTTGCTATCGATTCAGGCACTATTATCAGCACCAGAGCCAGGTTACACAGTGCCCATATTTCATGGAATTAGCTGCACATATAGTTACGCTTTACTAAcgcaaatgtgtagacgATCCTCAGGATGCAATGGTTGCAAAAATGTACAAAAGGGACTACGAGGAGTTTGAACGAACCGCCAAGTATGTTACAATTGTATTTAGCAGAATAACTAGGTTATGGACGAGTACATTTGCCAGGGATGATAACGAGAGTAAAGAAGGAAAGGTAGTCGCACATACACTAACATAAGGTGATAAATCAATCTTTAGATCAAAACACTTTTGGAAATCGGAATAGAACGAGACCTAGCAGTGGTATTTTACGAATACGCACAAAACACACTTTAGAAAGCACTCGAGGAGAACGGCTGGGACACTACTGTGGCGCTAAACAGATTGCTGGATTCGTAAGGCCAAAGCATAAggttttaaattaatctgataaaaaaatgGTAAATACTTGAATATTAGAGTGAGTTAGCACATAAactgttgtttatttacatgGCGTTTGCCACATTCCCACAAACAGTTCACTCGATGTGATTCCATTGGcaatttgtgtatatgtattttatctttGGCCATGGACGACTACTTAAACGTCGGAAGCATTAAGCCGAACCTGGAAATTCTCGAACAGAAGAAGAAATCTCAGCCTAAATCGGATTTACTGGGAGGCAACTTAACGAGTCGCCAACTGTATCTAACAGGTACGCCCTCGGTGGAAGATTCCATCACAGTTTACCCATTTAGGTTACGGAAGACATTGGGGTGAGAAGTTGACGTATTCCGTCGGATTAGCCTACGGATCAGGTAAAAGATAGCTATTCCAAAAGATACAACTGTTATTCGGGACCATTAAGTGCCCATAGGAAGTTAGAATTAAAACGAAAGTGTACAAGCGCTAGAAATATCTAAAAATAGCGATTTTAGGCATTTTATGCGGAGGCTCTTTCGGGTTAATCAAGGGAATCTCTAAGGGAGGAGCCACGGGGAAGCTGTTCCTGAACTCAGTGTTGAACAACTGCAGCACCTACGGACCGAAGCTCGGAAATCGACTGGGCTGCCTAACGATAATATACTGCGGTCTAAACGGCCTTGTGAAGCTGGTTAGGGGCGAAAAGGCCGATGAAAGATTTAACGCACCGGTCGCAGGCCTCCTCTCAGGAGcagtttataaaatcgCAGGCCCAATAGCCAAGACTGCCAAGTactcagcaggtacaggcGTCGTATTTACAGCAATAGACTACGTTTTGCGCAAGTCGTTTTAACGGCGGCGCCGCGTATGTAATATAGTACATCCAAGTATACGATTATAGCAAGTGTAGTTAGTACATGACAACATGTACAACAAACACATTAAGGCGAGTTTAGTAACTGTGCCCTTAGCAGCTTCGTTAAGAATAATTCGTGACTTAGCTTTCTCATTTCCTAGAGTAGAGTCAATGTTGCTAATTTATTCGTTTAGTTAACTAAGAAGAGGATATATATGTTAAGTGTTGAGACTAACTTGGACGTATGATTCTGTTGATATTCTACTCTTTTTATAAGATTCGTGAAGTAACTGAAGCATGTCATTACAAGTGGCCTCAGTACAAACTAGCTCACATAACCTAAACAGAGTGATTTAAGATTAGTGTCAGTGGAAGTGAAACCAGCGTAAATGAATAGTGATGCGACTGAATGAGGATAGTAAGGTAAGTAGTAGTTTCACTAATTGGTTGGTGTTGATACTTTTGTGAATTCGTGTCTTTGAATTTAATGAAGTCTATGACGTTTGACCCCTCCTTGATAGAAAGAAGCAGTTGATTTGCAGAAGTTATTGTACGTGTGTACTCCCCAACCTCCTTGTACATTTCTTCAACCTGGTTCAATTCGTCCTTTTTCACCTCAGAGTTAAGAGTATCctaaacaaatatacataccATCAACTAGTCTATGGAGTACCTCAATTTGATCGAGCTTCAGACACACGTTATTCAAGTCTAAAAGAGCAAACACCCAATTCATGAGCATTCTCCTATGAAGTTCGTACTTGTCCATGTCATAATTGTACTGTTTAATAATCTTAGGTCGATTACTCTTTAAATTCGTTAAAATGTTCTTGTACGCGTACTCCACCAGTTTTCTGTCCCTGTCTGAAAGCCTATATTTGGCGACAAGATTATCAGGAATTGCTTGGTCCGTAACTTCAACATCTGCCCTTTTTTCAGCTAATATGGGCCTTGTGGATGATGTATAAATGGGCGACATCATGTTAAAAGTCTTACACAACGAGTCAACAGCATGTACCTAGATGATATTTCGGAAAATATTGATCCAGTATACGTGAATACTTTGTATCTAAATTACAAGTGGCTTGTGtgtaaacacacacacatagaTGTTAAACATACCAATTTGCTAGTGTGATGCCACTTATCCAGGTAATCTAGACTAACGTTACCCTTACGGTCTACATTTGGGTgatttttaactatttttatctCTTGGCTTGGAACAACGGATATCATGGGAGCAGAAAAAGGATAGTCCTTAGGTATCTTAATCAGTATCGGAGCCTTGTAAACGAAACCGGAAAACATATACGGCACCGTTCCTGAGATGTTTAGGGATATGCCAAAGGGTGAAGTGTCTAAAAAATggttaaataaattcagCATTACACACTTACGTAAGGATGCGAAAAGACCTGTGTACTTGCTGTGAAGAGCATCCAAATCTATGATGACCATagaatcatttttaaaatgtttctTTAAACTAGATTTTAACTCAGAATCCATATTTAAGTTAAGTTTATTAAGTACTTTATTGTACAACTACGCCAGAGTGAAACACATTAGAATCTTTAGAACGGGTGCgtaaaatttattcaaatatCAATCaaactacattaaatacaaaaattgaCGGTTATTTTACCAGTGTGTATAATGCTCATTCAACTTTAGGTTGAGAAATCAGGCATACATCGTTCAAGGAATTCATatcattattaatttttccagtatatattaatatgtaatattaaACCATCAacaatgaaaaaataactaTACTAATATGTCAAACATTTTCTCATTTTTCTATaacaattttgtaaaatatttacatcGTAACTTCACAAATAAATACTCCTACTTGAGTTTTGGAATCACAAATTGTATCATACTTGAACGAATAAGTTCACCAATAAAAGAcgataatataaataaaactatttCGCTTGAACGCAACCCTATTAACCATGTTAGAGGATACTACGGAATAAAAGGATTTTTGTTCAACCTAATGGAAGACAGAATCGCTCATGCGGAGGAGATTAAAGAACATAAAGATTGTTGTAATTCCAGTGAGGAAAAGGTAAGTGTACTCTGACCATTTCATCAACAATGTAGGAGATTGTTTTGACAGATAAGGCACTCGAGAAGGTACATCAATCGCatactaatttttaaatactaaCACGTTTAGATAAAGTTTGAGATTGGGACCTATGAAGTGGTACTTTTCATGAAGGGGACTGCCAGAAAGCCACGCTGCGGATTCAGTAAACAGGCTCTGGACATTTTAAAGGTAATTGGATACACATCTggtatattttatgcacAGACACTGAAAATCGATACCATAAGAACAGTGGATGTTTTGGAGGACAAGGAACTAAGAAATGGACTGAAAATATACTCAAAATACCCCAACTTCCCTCAACTCTACGTTAGGGGCGAGTTCGTGGGAGGCCtagaaaaaatacataaaatgtATTCAGAAGGAACTCTAGAAAAGTTCATcaaggaataaaaataacaaggTTCTCGGAGTGGGAATGGTGaataatattgtatattttggCTTATATATTAGTGTATAGgtctaatttttttatatgagcaagattttaaaattttaaaagataACGACTTCTAATTCTGGGAGTATTATTTCAATTCGGTCCAGTTTAGCCGCTATTCTAGCGGCCTTACACTTAGTGATGTCGTTTTCGTGGGGCAGTTATTCTGGGTGATGTCGTGTAATAGacagtttatattttattaatttgtatttatatttttataaaaattagaaaacAGGTACGgtgttatatatacatcATATATCcgtatgtttatttaaatgtgtaagggTCTTGTTGATTAAATTGCACACAAGTTAGGGTAACgtacacacacaaaaaTTTGTCCAAACCACCTCTCTAGTCGCACGTAACTCATCACACGTGTCCCTAACATCATTCTAAACACTATTCTAAGGAGTGGtttagatgtgtaaatgtttaaTCAACAATCTAATTCCCTTGACACCCGTTATCATTAGACACGTTTTGTGCTTACACATCTGAATAGAACTTTCTCAAACCAATTAATCACGTATTTTTAGACAGTAAAATGAAGATTTTATACTTTCTATCCATTGTACTCGTCATAATACAAAATGGCTTGTGCCGTATGGAGGCTGGAACCATGGCAGAGAAGTACAATGAGCACGACCCCGATTTCACGTCAAGGGTAAGGCACACAACATCTTACAGTCTTTTAGAGAAGGAAGTATGACAGTACCCGTGCCAGGGGTGTTCAGAGGAGGCAGGGCAATAGCTATATGAACGTCGCCTCTAAGCTCTCACCCGTCTTCGGAATGCCGAAGAGCT from Theileria orientalis strain Shintoku DNA, chromosome 1, complete genome encodes the following:
- a CDS encoding uncharacterized protein (glutaredoxin-related protein family protein), which translates into the protein MSNIFSFFYNNFVKYLHRNFTNKYSYLSFGITNCIILERISSPIKDDNINKTISLERNPINHVRGYYGIKGFLFNLMEDRIAHAEEIKEHKDCCNSSEEKEIVLTDKALEKIKFEIGTYEVVLFMKGTARKPRCGFSKQALDILKTLKIDTIRTVDVLEDKELRNGLKIYSKYPNFPQLYVRGEFVGGLEKIHKMYSEGTLEKFIKE
- a CDS encoding uncharacterized protein (tumour susceptibility gene 101 family protein), with the protein product MDSELKSSLKKHFKNDSMVIIDLDALHSKYTGLFASLHTSPFGISLNISGTVPYMFSGFVYKAPILIKIPKDYPFSAPMISVVPSQEIKIVKNHPNVDRKGNVSLDYLDKWHHTSKLVHAVDSLCKTFNMMSPIYTSSTRPILAEKRADVEVTDQAIPDNLVAKYRLSDRDRKLVEYAYKNILTNLKSNRPKIIKQYNYDMDKYELHRRMLMNWVFALLDLNNVCLKLDQIEDTLNSEVKKDELNQVEEMYKEVGEYTRTITSANQLLLSIKEGSNVIDFIKFKDTNSQKYQHQPISETTTYLTILIQSHHYSFTLVSLPLTLILNHSV
- a CDS encoding mitochondrial inner membrane protein; translated protein: MDDYLNVGSIKPNLEILEQKKKSQPKSDLLGGNLTSRQLYLTGYGRHWGEKLTYSVGLAYGSGILCGGSFGLIKGISKGGATGKLFLNSVLNNCSTYGPKLGNRLGCLTIIYCGLNGLVKLVRGEKADERFNAPVAGLLSGAVYKIAGPIAKTAKYSAGTGVVFTAIDYVLRKSF
- a CDS encoding ubiquitin carrier protein, producing MYLESREHLRLKRELKNIETENDSSVEAYIVDGNIFKWRGHILGPPGTPYEGGHFNLDITIPEDYPYSPPVIKFETKIWHPNISSETGAICLDILKNEWSPALTIRTALLSIQALLSAPEPDDPQDAMVAKMYKRDYEEFERTAKYVTIVFSRITRLWTSTFARDDNESKEGKIKTLLEIGIERDLAVKALEENGWDTTVALNRLLDS